One uncultured Alphaproteobacteria bacterium genomic region harbors:
- a CDS encoding conserved hypothetical protein (Evidence 4 : Homologs of previously reported genes of unknown function) encodes MPTVFRVCRTESSRYAALTGAGDSLYAHHGAIAAALRAALPETTAQLFARPVPSADGAWTDWTTELHGQPQSLAALPPEAQAQAKAALAERLAAVRALGGRAENAGLADLIRRAAVDPGVEQVYVINGQPVIVGWGNAGVGAVPPVPPPVAPVAAAAGGGRRWWRWLLGLLLLLALIAAVLLVLRRCEPEPPPPPAAEEPKAPEPPPAEDLSDLKARIAAAEAELKRRLEDCKPPDAPKPVEPPKAVEPPKVEAPKPVEPPKVEPPKPEPKPAPKPKPVEPKPTPPAAKPEPPVAKPAEPPPQKQAACPLPRAEWDRPEVMLMLDGSGSMRLPSSMSDDQVRSLIQRAMRGDRGAFAQLQGYSGGAGSRLQAAKDAVKGVVQQMPGDVDIGLLVFGRCEGTDNFKFFSPAQRGALLGQVDGIQPREGTPLARGLERSGNMLDGVSVPGVIVVVTDGSDSCGGDPCAVARALKRKKPNLKINVIGVDGSGNGKCMAEATGGRFLTPRQGQSWRDLLMDATEQKPLPPGCK; translated from the coding sequence ATGCCCACCGTCTTTCGCGTCTGTCGCACCGAATCTTCCCGTTACGCCGCCCTCACCGGGGCGGGGGACTCGCTTTACGCGCATCACGGCGCGATCGCCGCGGCCCTGCGCGCGGCGTTGCCCGAGACCACCGCGCAACTGTTCGCGCGTCCGGTGCCCTCGGCGGATGGCGCGTGGACCGATTGGACCACCGAACTCCACGGCCAGCCGCAGTCGCTCGCCGCCTTGCCGCCCGAGGCGCAGGCGCAGGCGAAGGCCGCGCTGGCCGAGCGCCTCGCCGCGGTGCGCGCGCTCGGCGGCCGCGCCGAAAACGCCGGTCTCGCCGACCTGATTCGCCGCGCCGCCGTCGACCCGGGCGTCGAGCAGGTCTACGTGATCAACGGCCAGCCGGTGATCGTGGGCTGGGGCAACGCCGGAGTCGGCGCGGTTCCGCCGGTTCCGCCGCCGGTCGCGCCGGTCGCGGCGGCGGCGGGTGGCGGGCGGCGCTGGTGGCGGTGGTTGCTCGGCCTGCTGTTGCTGTTGGCGCTGATCGCGGCCGTTCTGCTGGTGTTGCGCCGCTGCGAGCCCGAACCGCCGCCGCCGCCCGCCGCCGAGGAGCCGAAGGCGCCCGAGCCGCCGCCGGCGGAAGACCTTTCCGACCTCAAGGCGCGCATCGCCGCCGCCGAGGCGGAGCTGAAGCGCCGCCTCGAAGATTGCAAGCCGCCGGACGCACCGAAGCCGGTCGAGCCGCCCAAGGCGGTGGAGCCGCCCAAGGTCGAGGCGCCGAAGCCGGTGGAACCGCCCAAGGTCGAGCCGCCGAAGCCGGAGCCGAAGCCCGCGCCGAAGCCGAAGCCGGTGGAGCCGAAGCCCACGCCGCCCGCCGCCAAGCCGGAGCCGCCGGTCGCCAAGCCCGCCGAACCGCCGCCGCAGAAACAGGCCGCTTGCCCGCTGCCGCGTGCGGAATGGGACCGGCCCGAGGTGATGCTGATGCTCGATGGCTCGGGATCGATGCGGCTGCCGAGCTCGATGTCCGACGATCAGGTGCGCTCGTTGATTCAGCGCGCGATGCGCGGCGACCGGGGGGCGTTCGCGCAGCTGCAGGGCTATTCCGGCGGTGCGGGATCGCGGCTCCAGGCGGCGAAGGACGCGGTCAAGGGCGTGGTGCAGCAGATGCCGGGCGACGTCGACATCGGTCTTCTGGTGTTCGGCCGCTGCGAAGGTACCGACAATTTCAAGTTCTTCTCTCCGGCGCAGCGCGGCGCGTTGCTCGGGCAGGTCGACGGCATTCAGCCGCGCGAGGGCACGCCGCTCGCGCGCGGGCTCGAACGCTCGGGCAACATGCTCGACGGCGTGTCGGTTCCCGGGGTGATCGTGGTCGTGACCGACGGATCGGACAGTTGCGGCGGGGATCCCTGCGCGGTCGCCAGGGCCTTGAAACGCAAGAAGCCGAACCTCAAGATCAACGTCATCGGCGTGGACGGCTCGGGCAACGGCAAATGCATGGCCGAGGCCACCGGGGGCCGGTTCCTGACGCCGCGCCAGGGGCAGTCGTGGCGCGACCTGTTGATGGACGCCACCGAGCAGAAGCCGTTGCCGCCCGGCTGCAAGTAA
- a CDS encoding Endo-1,4-beta-xylanase Z, protein MNATLRLCAIVALSCGFAASAPAGEVVAGKIHSAVLDRDYPYTVYLPDGYETSKLRYPVLYLLHGANGNENEWAVKGHAQQTLDGLIATGAIPPMVVVMPGHYQGWWADGNAGKGESALLTEVMPHVESHYKVIAERRGRLIAGLSAGGYGAVNIVFAHPDRFAAAAALSPAIYHELPPGTSSATTNPPFQKDGKFDPETWKRLNWPNRFEGYKAAKTPVPIYLNSGDHDRFDIAYEAAYLYSKLREIQPKDTEFRVVDGDHEWKVWAETLPEALVFMAARVSRPVGAP, encoded by the coding sequence GTGAACGCAACGCTACGACTCTGCGCGATCGTCGCGCTGTCCTGCGGCTTCGCCGCGTCCGCACCGGCGGGCGAGGTGGTTGCGGGGAAGATTCATTCGGCGGTCCTCGACCGCGACTACCCCTACACCGTCTACCTGCCCGATGGCTACGAGACTTCGAAGCTCAGGTATCCGGTGCTGTATCTACTGCACGGCGCCAACGGCAACGAGAACGAATGGGCGGTGAAAGGCCACGCCCAGCAAACTCTCGATGGCCTGATCGCTACGGGCGCAATTCCGCCGATGGTGGTGGTGATGCCGGGGCACTACCAAGGATGGTGGGCCGACGGCAACGCCGGCAAGGGCGAATCCGCCCTCCTCACTGAGGTGATGCCCCACGTCGAAAGCCATTACAAGGTGATCGCCGAGCGCCGCGGCCGCCTGATCGCCGGGCTTTCGGCCGGCGGCTACGGCGCCGTCAACATCGTCTTCGCGCACCCCGACCGCTTCGCCGCCGCGGCCGCGCTCTCGCCCGCGATCTATCACGAACTGCCGCCGGGCACGTCTTCGGCCACCACCAACCCGCCGTTCCAGAAGGACGGCAAATTCGATCCGGAAACCTGGAAGCGCCTCAACTGGCCGAACCGGTTCGAAGGATACAAGGCGGCGAAGACGCCGGTACCGATCTACCTCAACTCCGGCGACCACGACCGCTTCGACATCGCCTACGAAGCCGCCTACCTCTACAGCAAGCTGAGGGAGATCCAGCCGAAGGATACCGAGTTCCGGGTCGTCGACGGCGACCACGAATGGAAGGTCTGGGCGGAGACCCTGCCCGAAGCGCTGGTCTTCATGGCCGCCCGCGTCTCCCGCCCGGTCGGCGCGCCGTAA
- the dhaL gene encoding dihydroxyacetone kinase, C-terminal domain (Evidence 2a : Function of homologous gene experimentally demonstrated in an other organism; PubMedId : 10493123, 11021910, 20476408; Product type e : enzyme) codes for MSDFTVTEATSWIKASAAALDKEAAHLSDLDAAIGDGDHGANMKRGFLAVEKKLDAAAPADLGALFKTVGMTLLSTVGGASGPLYGGFFLEIGKRGAGQSAWDAATLAEMLKAGLGDIVKRGKAQLGDKTMVDALTPALDAMTGDLAAATAAAAKAAREAATATAPLLAKKGRASYLGERSIGHQDPGANSVALLLETLADTCKG; via the coding sequence ATGAGCGACTTTACCGTGACCGAGGCGACGTCGTGGATCAAGGCATCGGCCGCCGCGCTGGACAAGGAGGCCGCGCACCTCAGCGACCTCGATGCCGCGATCGGCGACGGCGACCACGGCGCGAACATGAAGCGCGGCTTCCTCGCCGTGGAAAAGAAGCTCGACGCCGCCGCCCCCGCCGATCTGGGCGCGCTGTTCAAGACCGTCGGCATGACCCTGCTGTCCACCGTCGGCGGCGCCTCCGGTCCGCTCTACGGCGGCTTCTTCCTCGAAATCGGCAAGCGCGGCGCGGGCCAGTCGGCGTGGGACGCGGCGACGCTCGCGGAGATGCTGAAGGCGGGCCTGGGCGACATCGTCAAGCGCGGCAAGGCGCAGCTCGGCGACAAGACCATGGTCGACGCCCTCACCCCCGCGCTCGACGCGATGACCGGCGATCTTGCCGCCGCCACCGCCGCCGCGGCCAAGGCGGCGCGCGAGGCGGCCACCGCCACCGCGCCGCTGCTGGCGAAGAAGGGCCGCGCCAGCTACCTCGGCGAACGCAGCATCGGGCATCAGGACCCGGGCGCGAATTCGGTCGCGTTGCTGCTCGAAACCCTCGCCGACACCTGCAAGGGCTGA
- the glpF gene encoding putative glycerol uptake facilitator protein (Evidence 3 : Function proposed based on presence of conserved amino acid motif, structural feature or limited homology), which produces MTGPVFGELLGTLVLVYLGDSVVANVLLNKSKGQNSGWIVITTGWGFAVVFGILTSLAVGGVAHINPAVTLALAVATGDWSNVVPFIAMQMVGAFLGAILVYVTYLPHWAETEDPGFKLGIFCTGPAIRNLPSNAVTEGLGTILLVVAGMAIGSKGVAAGGLPAGFGPFLWGILVWGIGLALGGPTGYAINPARDLGPRIAHAILPIPGKGGSDWGYSWVPVIGPFVGGAIGGLIVANLGIL; this is translated from the coding sequence ATGACTGGTCCAGTATTCGGTGAGTTGCTCGGGACTCTCGTCCTTGTCTATCTGGGCGACAGCGTCGTCGCGAACGTGCTGTTGAACAAATCCAAGGGCCAGAATTCCGGGTGGATCGTGATCACCACCGGGTGGGGATTCGCCGTCGTCTTCGGCATCCTCACCTCGCTCGCCGTCGGCGGCGTCGCCCACATCAACCCGGCGGTGACTCTCGCGCTCGCGGTCGCCACCGGCGACTGGTCGAACGTCGTGCCGTTCATCGCCATGCAGATGGTCGGCGCCTTCCTCGGCGCGATCCTGGTGTACGTCACCTACCTGCCGCACTGGGCCGAGACCGAGGATCCCGGCTTCAAGCTCGGCATCTTCTGCACCGGTCCGGCGATCCGCAATCTGCCCTCCAACGCCGTCACCGAGGGCCTCGGCACCATCCTTCTGGTGGTCGCGGGCATGGCGATCGGTTCCAAGGGCGTCGCCGCGGGTGGCCTGCCGGCCGGCTTCGGTCCGTTCCTCTGGGGCATTCTGGTCTGGGGCATCGGCCTCGCACTCGGCGGTCCGACCGGCTATGCGATCAACCCTGCCCGTGACCTCGGGCCGCGCATCGCCCATGCGATCCTGCCGATTCCCGGCAAGGGCGGTTCGGACTGGGGGTATTCCTGGGTTCCGGTGATCGGTCCGTTCGTCGGCGGTGCGATCGGCGGTCTGATCGTGGCGAACCTCGGGATCCTCTGA
- the purC gene encoding putative phosphoribosylaminoimidazole-succinocarboxamide synthase 2 (Evidence 3 : Function proposed based on presence of conserved amino acid motif, structural feature or limited homology) → MISEDILRAAIPAVLTEAHFPELPNYYRGKVRENYDLPDGRRILVSTDRQSAFDQVLAAVPFKGQVLTQTARFWFEQTADICPNHVLEYPDPNVVVGRRLDMLPVEVVVRDYLTGSTDTAIWTMYKSGARKLYGIDFPDGMAKNDKLAQTILTPTTKGDAGAHDHPITPAEIVARGLLTQAQWDEVADVALRLFARGREIAARNGLILVDTKFEFGTDADGRITLADEILTPDSSRYWRADSYAARHAAGQEPESLDKEFLRLWIAGRCDPYNEPIPEIPDDTLVDFSRRYIDLYEKVTGRSFSAPKPGETVKERIRRNLAAYFG, encoded by the coding sequence ATGATTTCCGAGGATATTCTGCGCGCCGCGATTCCGGCGGTGTTGACCGAAGCGCACTTCCCCGAGCTGCCGAACTATTATCGCGGCAAGGTGCGCGAGAACTACGACCTGCCGGACGGCCGCCGCATTCTCGTGTCCACCGATCGGCAGAGCGCCTTCGATCAGGTGCTGGCGGCGGTGCCGTTCAAGGGGCAGGTGCTGACCCAGACCGCGCGCTTCTGGTTCGAGCAGACCGCCGACATCTGTCCCAACCACGTGCTCGAATATCCGGACCCGAACGTGGTGGTCGGCCGCAGGCTCGACATGCTGCCGGTCGAGGTGGTGGTGCGCGACTATCTCACCGGTTCCACCGACACCGCGATCTGGACGATGTACAAGTCGGGCGCGCGCAAGCTCTACGGCATCGACTTCCCCGACGGCATGGCGAAGAACGACAAGCTCGCGCAGACCATCCTCACCCCCACCACCAAGGGGGACGCGGGCGCCCACGATCACCCGATCACCCCGGCGGAAATCGTCGCCCGCGGCCTGCTGACCCAGGCGCAGTGGGACGAGGTGGCCGACGTCGCGCTCAGGCTGTTCGCCCGCGGCCGCGAGATCGCCGCGCGGAACGGCCTGATCCTGGTCGACACCAAGTTCGAGTTCGGCACCGACGCCGATGGCCGCATCACCCTGGCCGACGAGATCCTCACCCCGGATTCCAGCCGCTACTGGCGCGCCGACAGCTACGCCGCCCGCCACGCCGCGGGGCAGGAGCCCGAGAGCCTCGACAAGGAATTCCTGCGCCTGTGGATCGCCGGGCGCTGCGATCCCTACAACGAACCGATTCCGGAAATCCCCGACGACACCCTGGTCGACTTCTCGCGCCGCTACATCGATCTTTACGAGAAGGTCACCGGCCGGAGCTTTTCCGCCCCGAAGCCGGGCGAGACGGTCAAGGAGCGCATCCGCCGCAACCTCGCCGCCTACTTCGGCTGA
- a CDS encoding conserved hypothetical protein (Evidence 4 : Homologs of previously reported genes of unknown function): MASESGPLLRSARLRDFNALGSVGRPVFASAPQIRATLRRQMGAEVAAMLAIPQIGESGESVDWYAPEGGLVVPWSAAAPEEREAMRIALQGAREKLAAHAETLGRQLDARPAATADDFEVYARLLPHVLRIPDENHIYSVDGKPVVTFWGFTAPGLPEADPIRDLMPAAVAAAPAGPPRVAPPVLDPVPASRPWWRWLLWLLLLLLALGLLLWLLRGCAPEVLPPALRPSEVVVPVEPDRPGGTVAVPGVEVPGVVVPGVTVPGATGVAPGAATTPEGAPAPGVTTPPDAAQPVPPEPEAQADRPPQPDAASPDAAQPPPPQPDAQSPQEVPPPQPGASPKPETPLTIPPEAQTSGSTDFLNGTWTSRGGVMDERTGLPVVVQYGFENGKGTVTITRPDGTVCKGGSAARMQGGKLVITGEDAVRCNDGSAYARTDVTCAPGADGRARCTAKPAQGPEYSVDMGR, translated from the coding sequence ATGGCATCCGAGTCCGGGCCGCTTCTGCGTTCCGCCCGTCTGCGCGATTTCAACGCCCTGGGCAGCGTCGGCCGCCCGGTGTTCGCCTCCGCGCCGCAGATCCGCGCCACCCTGCGCCGCCAGATGGGGGCGGAGGTGGCGGCGATGCTGGCGATTCCGCAGATCGGCGAATCCGGCGAGAGCGTCGACTGGTACGCTCCCGAGGGCGGACTGGTGGTGCCGTGGTCGGCGGCCGCGCCGGAGGAACGCGAAGCGATGCGGATCGCGCTTCAGGGCGCGCGCGAGAAGCTGGCGGCCCATGCCGAAACCCTCGGCCGCCAGCTCGACGCGCGGCCCGCCGCCACCGCCGACGATTTCGAGGTGTACGCGCGCCTGCTGCCGCACGTGCTGCGCATCCCCGACGAGAACCACATCTACAGCGTCGACGGCAAGCCGGTGGTGACCTTCTGGGGCTTCACCGCGCCCGGCCTGCCGGAAGCCGATCCGATCCGCGACCTGATGCCGGCGGCGGTCGCCGCCGCGCCCGCCGGTCCGCCCCGGGTGGCGCCGCCGGTGCTCGACCCGGTTCCCGCGTCGCGGCCGTGGTGGCGCTGGCTGCTGTGGCTGCTGCTGCTCCTGCTGGCGCTCGGCCTGCTGTTGTGGCTGCTGCGCGGCTGCGCGCCCGAGGTGCTGCCGCCCGCGCTGCGCCCGTCCGAGGTGGTGGTGCCGGTCGAGCCCGATCGTCCCGGCGGCACGGTGGCGGTGCCGGGAGTCGAGGTCCCCGGCGTGGTGGTGCCGGGGGTGACGGTGCCGGGCGCGACCGGAGTCGCTCCGGGAGCCGCGACCACGCCCGAGGGCGCGCCCGCGCCCGGCGTGACGACGCCACCCGACGCCGCTCAACCCGTTCCGCCTGAGCCCGAAGCCCAGGCCGATCGGCCGCCGCAGCCGGATGCCGCGTCGCCCGACGCCGCCCAGCCGCCTCCGCCGCAGCCGGACGCGCAGTCGCCGCAGGAGGTTCCGCCGCCGCAGCCGGGGGCGTCGCCTAAGCCGGAAACCCCGCTGACGATCCCGCCGGAGGCGCAGACGTCGGGCAGCACCGACTTCCTCAACGGTACCTGGACCTCGCGCGGCGGGGTGATGGACGAACGTACCGGCCTGCCGGTGGTGGTGCAGTACGGTTTCGAGAACGGCAAGGGCACGGTCACCATCACCCGCCCCGACGGCACCGTATGCAAGGGCGGGAGCGCGGCGCGGATGCAGGGCGGCAAGCTGGTGATCACCGGCGAGGACGCGGTGCGCTGCAACGACGGCTCCGCCTACGCCCGTACCGACGTGACCTGCGCGCCGGGGGCGGATGGCCGCGCCCGCTGCACCGCCAAACCCGCCCAGGGGCCGGAGTATTCGGTGGACATGGGCCGGTAG
- the fruB gene encoding Fructose-specific MTP encodes MIGVVLVSHSKALALGVRELVLQMTGPDFPVVVAAGVGDDFAEIGTDAVHVAEVLKPFCAGDGAVVLMDLGSAVLSAQTALDLLDFEEIPHDSIRICSAPFVEAAVAASVQANAGGDLESVVREAMAALTPKQDQVGDAPPAAAAPTAEAGEGAALAFETEIRNPHGLHARPAANLVRAASGFAAVVTIANLGNGRGPASAKSLTSVALVQARKGDRVRIEIRGADAEAARAALEALAAGHFGEDVAAAEPPPPAPAPSGKPVGASDGVAVGPVLRLDDARPAVAETGPQGSPTEERAKLDRGVAAVAAELKDAARGDATGIFAAQALVLEDPELLGPVTARIAAGESAAAAWREEVGKLAEAYAAMEDPYLQARAADVRDIAARVVRAMAGAAGTERIAPEPPAILLVDELLPSEASACDPAHVLGILARVGSPTAHAAIIARTLGIPMVIGGADAGLAGRTVALDGGTGELVPDPSPEVAAAFAARHAAAAERAAAFATAKDMPAETRDGRRIEVFANVGSAADAASAASNGAEGVGLLRTEFVYLPFKTTPSEDDQADLLHQVIAAAPRGPVVVRTLDVGADKPLAFLEQAAEANPFLGVRGVRLSFRNPEFFAASLRAILRAGRDADLWIMFPMIADPDEMRRAREAVGAAHDALAAKGVAHRWPVKIGMMVEVPAAALMLERFVPVADFFSIGTNDLTQYVMAAERGNAALADLQDPMHPAVLQAVRGICAAAGGRHVAVCGDAASDPAAAAALVGAGVHGLSVRPNRAPAVKAMLRGVAVADLAAALEEGLAADGTQELRARFAALARA; translated from the coding sequence ATGATCGGCGTCGTCCTGGTCTCGCACAGCAAGGCCCTCGCTCTCGGCGTCCGCGAACTGGTGTTGCAGATGACCGGTCCCGACTTCCCGGTGGTGGTCGCGGCCGGCGTCGGTGACGATTTCGCCGAGATCGGCACCGACGCGGTGCACGTCGCCGAGGTGCTGAAGCCGTTCTGTGCTGGAGACGGCGCGGTGGTGCTGATGGACCTGGGCTCGGCGGTGCTCTCCGCCCAGACCGCGCTCGACCTGCTCGATTTCGAGGAAATCCCTCACGATTCCATCCGCATCTGCTCCGCGCCGTTCGTCGAGGCGGCGGTGGCGGCGTCGGTGCAGGCGAACGCGGGCGGCGATCTCGAATCGGTGGTGCGCGAGGCGATGGCGGCGCTGACGCCGAAGCAGGATCAGGTGGGGGACGCCCCGCCCGCCGCCGCTGCCCCCACCGCCGAGGCGGGTGAGGGTGCGGCGCTCGCCTTCGAGACCGAGATTCGCAATCCCCACGGTTTGCACGCGCGGCCCGCCGCCAATCTGGTGCGCGCCGCGAGCGGTTTCGCCGCCGTGGTGACGATCGCCAACCTCGGCAACGGCCGGGGTCCGGCGTCGGCGAAGAGCCTCACCAGCGTCGCGCTGGTGCAGGCGCGCAAGGGCGACCGGGTGCGCATCGAGATCCGCGGTGCGGATGCCGAGGCCGCCCGCGCGGCCCTCGAAGCTCTCGCCGCCGGCCACTTCGGCGAGGACGTCGCGGCGGCGGAGCCCCCGCCGCCCGCGCCCGCGCCGTCCGGCAAACCGGTCGGCGCGTCGGACGGCGTCGCCGTCGGCCCGGTGCTGCGCCTCGACGACGCCCGCCCTGCGGTGGCGGAGACCGGCCCCCAGGGCAGCCCCACCGAGGAACGGGCGAAGCTCGACCGTGGCGTGGCGGCGGTCGCCGCCGAACTCAAGGATGCCGCGCGGGGCGATGCGACCGGCATTTTCGCCGCGCAGGCGCTGGTGCTCGAAGACCCGGAACTGCTCGGCCCGGTGACCGCGCGCATCGCCGCGGGCGAGTCCGCCGCCGCCGCGTGGCGCGAGGAAGTCGGCAAGCTCGCCGAGGCCTATGCGGCGATGGAGGATCCGTATCTTCAGGCGCGCGCGGCGGACGTCCGCGATATCGCCGCCCGGGTGGTTCGGGCGATGGCGGGCGCGGCCGGGACGGAACGCATCGCGCCCGAACCGCCCGCGATCCTGCTGGTCGACGAACTGCTGCCGAGCGAAGCCTCGGCCTGCGATCCCGCGCACGTGCTGGGGATTCTCGCACGCGTCGGCAGCCCCACCGCACACGCCGCGATCATCGCCCGCACGCTCGGGATTCCGATGGTGATCGGCGGCGCGGACGCGGGTCTCGCGGGCCGCACCGTGGCGCTCGACGGCGGCACCGGCGAACTGGTGCCGGATCCCTCGCCCGAGGTCGCCGCCGCGTTCGCCGCGCGCCATGCCGCCGCCGCCGAGCGTGCCGCCGCCTTCGCCACCGCCAAGGACATGCCCGCGGAAACCCGCGACGGCCGTCGCATCGAGGTGTTCGCCAACGTCGGCAGCGCCGCCGACGCCGCGTCCGCCGCGTCTAACGGCGCGGAAGGCGTCGGCCTGCTGCGCACCGAGTTCGTCTACCTGCCGTTCAAGACCACCCCGAGCGAGGACGACCAGGCGGACCTGCTGCACCAGGTGATTGCCGCCGCACCGCGGGGGCCGGTGGTGGTGCGCACCCTCGACGTCGGCGCCGACAAACCGCTCGCGTTCCTCGAACAGGCGGCGGAGGCCAATCCGTTCCTCGGCGTGCGCGGCGTGCGGCTGTCGTTCCGCAATCCGGAGTTCTTCGCCGCTTCGTTGCGCGCGATCCTGCGCGCCGGGCGCGATGCCGACCTCTGGATCATGTTCCCGATGATCGCCGATCCGGACGAGATGCGCCGCGCCCGCGAAGCGGTCGGGGCCGCCCACGACGCGCTTGCCGCGAAGGGCGTCGCGCATCGCTGGCCGGTGAAGATCGGGATGATGGTCGAGGTTCCGGCGGCGGCGCTGATGCTGGAGCGCTTCGTGCCGGTGGCGGATTTCTTCAGCATCGGCACCAACGACCTCACCCAGTACGTGATGGCCGCCGAACGCGGCAACGCCGCTCTCGCCGATCTTCAGGACCCGATGCATCCGGCGGTGCTGCAGGCGGTTCGGGGGATCTGCGCGGCCGCGGGCGGGCGTCACGTCGCGGTGTGCGGCGACGCCGCCTCCGATCCCGCCGCCGCCGCCGCGCTGGTGGGGGCGGGGGTGCATGGCCTGAGCGTGCGCCCCAATCGCGCTCCGGCGGTGAAGGCGATGCTGCGCGGCGTCGCCGTGGCCGATCTCGCGGCGGCGCTGGAGGAGGGACTGGCGGCCGACGGCACGCAGGAACTCCGCGCCCGCTTCGCCGCGCTCGCGCGGGCGTGA
- the dhaK gene encoding dihydroxyacetone kinase, N-terminal domain (Evidence 2a : Function of homologous gene experimentally demonstrated in an other organism; PubMedId : 11021910, 20476408; Product type e : enzyme) gives MKKLINSPEDVVREALEGIALAHPNHVRVSFDPFYIVRKDAPVKGKVALVSGGGSGHEPMHGGFVGMGMLDAACPGHVFTSPTPDQMFEAGKAAHSGAGVLQIVKNYTGDVMNFDLAADMLKEEGIAVESVLTDDDVAVKDSLYTAGRRGVGLTVLMEKILGAAAEKGMALADLKALGDKIRASGRSMGMALTACTVPHAGKPSFELAENEMEVGIGIHGEPGRHRMPVAPADEVAAMLMEPVLTDIPFKSGEEIILFVNGMGGTPLIELYIVYRKAAEIAEKHGLKVARCLVGSYITSLEMAGCSVTALRADSQILGLWDAPVNTPALRWGA, from the coding sequence ATGAAAAAGCTCATCAATTCTCCCGAGGACGTGGTCCGCGAGGCGCTCGAGGGCATCGCGCTCGCGCATCCCAACCACGTGCGGGTCAGCTTCGATCCGTTCTACATCGTCCGCAAGGACGCGCCGGTGAAGGGTAAGGTCGCGCTGGTCTCGGGCGGCGGCTCCGGCCACGAGCCGATGCACGGCGGCTTCGTCGGGATGGGCATGCTCGACGCCGCCTGCCCCGGCCACGTCTTCACCAGCCCGACTCCCGACCAGATGTTCGAGGCGGGCAAGGCCGCCCATTCCGGCGCGGGGGTGCTCCAGATCGTCAAGAACTACACCGGCGACGTGATGAACTTCGACCTCGCCGCCGACATGCTGAAGGAGGAGGGCATCGCCGTCGAGAGCGTGCTCACCGACGACGACGTGGCGGTGAAGGACAGTCTCTACACCGCCGGGCGGCGCGGTGTAGGTCTCACCGTTCTGATGGAGAAGATCCTCGGCGCGGCTGCCGAAAAAGGCATGGCGCTCGCCGATCTGAAGGCGCTCGGCGACAAAATTCGCGCGTCCGGTCGCAGCATGGGTATGGCGCTCACCGCCTGCACCGTGCCGCACGCGGGCAAGCCGTCGTTCGAACTCGCCGAGAACGAGATGGAAGTCGGTATCGGCATCCACGGCGAGCCGGGCCGCCACCGCATGCCGGTCGCCCCCGCCGACGAAGTCGCGGCGATGCTGATGGAACCGGTGCTCACCGACATTCCGTTCAAGTCGGGCGAGGAGATCATCCTCTTCGTCAACGGCATGGGCGGCACGCCGCTGATCGAGCTCTACATCGTCTATCGCAAGGCGGCGGAGATCGCCGAGAAGCACGGCCTCAAGGTGGCGCGCTGCCTGGTCGGCAGCTACATCACCAGTCTCGAGATGGCGGGCTGCTCGGTCACCGCGCTGCGCGCCGACAGCCAGATTCTCGGGCTGTGGGACGCGCCGGTGAACACTCCGGCGCTGCGCTGGGGCGCCTGA